gagtcaacgatttttaaaataatttactcatcattttgtttcccatttttaatgcatttttttttactattctttggctataactctctaaaaatgcttatatagttatttcccttacaaacccgagcaacgccgggcgatactgctagtttagaaataaataactatatagttttctctttctctttttttttaaattatattattattactagtattgttgttaacatacatacatacaagcatatgtaatgataatatggtggatgtaaacatgaacaaaacaagaatggaacaacaacaacaacaaacattactgaacgtatataaacagagatacaaatattacaggcatccccccaccaccacacattaaataaaatagaccgccacatagagatataagcagcgcaaatgaagacatacaatagaaatacaaaatggctgactgtTAGTAAGGATTGaccacaaataagtgagaagaaacaaaggaccactgatgcggtcacagagtgtgacgaaagaactctgaccgaaataagtttaagattaatgtaaaaaaataaaaataacactgaagcaaagtaccaccaaatatatagtgcgtgtgtttttattggctaaactggcaaaatgaccattccgaaatataacatatctatttcaacacacgacttcacataaaaaagaatgtgcacaacaatatataaacgtatatatatataatatataatattatatatatatatatatatatatatatatataatataattagaggtttgagatgatgtacaggtatttaatattagaagaaatgaggtactcagaaattcggatggttttatatttacagatatttatttgtatatacatgtttttatacatcatataacttatataatataccataaatcagcgctttcgtccattctggtggatttttcaaattGAGTTCAATTTTGAcaaatccaccagaatggacgaaagcgttcacatatgatatatgattaagttatatgatgttaaaaacatgtatatacaaataaatatctgtaaatataaccatccgaatttctgagtacctcatttctcctaattatatatatatacatacaggcggaCCCCATGTTTACGAATCCATTCTTTCGTAAAGTGAAACATTCGTATAGTGGGGTATTATCGTCCATTAAGAAAACAATGGATATACCTTTAATTGTTTCCCATTAAAGAAGTTGATACTTAAAATTTcttaaattggaaaaaaaaagaaagaaaaaggtcaagataaaaatagcaatattgaagagtataatttcttttattaaatcaCAAACAACtgaatgaaaaaatagaaaaacatttaaaacaaaaaaaggcgATCCTACGGTATACGTACCGGaagttgctttgtttacatttctgaagataactgAAACCCTTCTCTCCCCACCCCCTAAcctcctatcatatatatatatatatatataatatatatatatatatatatatataatctattagtattatatatatatatacgcactttcttgaaatgtatccagtacttataccgaagttacgcccccCCAAAATTCAACTCCTGAAATTTAATTCGTATCCATCGGGTCTGCTGTTACTGGGGCCTCTGAGCGAATGTCAGTTCCATTTGAtgcgtttctttttgttttcgtgGTTGGTCCATTTTAGTTTTCGGtactttttgctttctcctctaCCCACCCCCATTAAAAATTCCCATTTAAAactgggttatctccccactTGAAAATTGAGTTCCTGTGCGACAAGAGCTTGGATGAAACGAGTTTGATCCtgttgattcaatacttcaattagatttcgggtgcttcccttgcgctgtatgtctctggttacttttggcccaaacatagacagctctattatgttgtgatccgagactaatgtcggagtcactttcacatcatggatgagatccatattctTCATGAAGCAGAGAGGCAAAATGTTATTTGCCCTAGTTGGTCTGAGCACagcttgctccatgaatagggcattggtgaggttgagcagggactccacctgtgcttgcttgcaatgagtcattcctgagagcatgagaccttcgggccatttgacgttgggatAGTTGACATCACCCATAAgtaatatggtcacgtggtgttccagattcatgaggatttctttaattcttgtgaggcaatcttcaaacttacCTATGTGGTTTGGGGCATCCGATGGTCAATATGTattgtgttgtcttatgtatacagtTAGAGTGTCACATAATGAATTTGAGTATGAgagtaagacctggggtgtgaggtcatcttggatgtatacagcaactccactcTGGCTCCTTTcctttctgtctgttcgcagtatggtatATTTTGGTCCGTGTACTTCTCcatcctctatatcagggctgaggtgGGTTTCTAAGAGTGATGTGCATAGGACTTGATTGCGTAcagcaaggtctctcaggaagaatttggatcttttcggtttgaacggcagtttttaaatgATTTCCCACGCAAAactaacacttttaaacttcgtagactggtaaatgtgtttataaaacatcttttctcttggctttatcgagaaaattctataatttgttagacatttgttgttgtttttcttcaatttctgcaatttcaaccaatcaatgacgtctattgaggtgaaaacatcctgtgccgtatgaatatgtccctcgcttaagaaacagatttggtttatttacattgctgaagaaaaaaaagatacccttccccccacccctgaccataaccctaaaagagatttaaatgcaatagatcgatactagggtcataattatgggtgacaatttcatatgacaccgctagaaaaaactgccgttcaaaccgaaaagatccagaaattTTGCTCTAATTATGATGCGACAGGCTCCCAATAATTAGTCAAAATATTGGCGTGACGACTATGCAGTCGGTAGGGGAGGAGCCATCCTGTGTCTGTTCACTGTGGTGATCTTGCGCAGTGGTGGGCAAGGTTCCCTGTCTGCGCTTGGTATGATTGTTATAAAATGTTATCAGATTTtaataagatgtttaatttttttcagttttcttgtttattaatatttcccttatttgtttttcttttatttttgttttattgagagttaaataatttttagtaaagggagataacCAAAAGTAGCGATTTTTCTCTATTAAACATGGGGAGATAACCTAATTTTTTTAAGGGAGATAACCAAAAGTACCGAGTTTCTTTCGTTAAAAAATTATCTGAAGCTGTttgttgttaaatatttaataaagccttctgtggaggcgcaatggcccagtggttagggcagtggactcgcggtcttaggatcgcggtttcgattcccagaccgggcgttgtgagtgtttattgagtgaaaacacctaaagctgcacgaggctctggcaggggatggtggtgatccctgctgtactcttttgccacaactttcactcttacttcctgtttcaaagggccggccttgtcactccctgtgtcacgctgaatatccccgagaactacgttaagggtacacgtgtctgtggagtgctcagccacttacacgttaatttcacgaacaggctgttccattgattcggatcaaccggaaccctcgtcgacgGATGCTGAACGTGTGAATGTGAGTACAGAAGCTCAGTTCCATCAACCAACTAGGGAAGATTTAATGAAATGGTTCGAAAAATATGACATGAAACATAAAAAGCGAGGTGTTGCCAACATCTTCAACAATGAAAAGTTCAAAGACCCAAAAAAACGTCCAACTCTTTACGGCTCATCAAAAGACACAGAAGATTTTAAAGCATCATTATTAAATCTTGGATTTCGTGAAGATGACATCAAAGTTCATACAGATGAAAGTGCCGATGAGATACGCAGGGCTTTGAACGAGTTTGAGCAAGATAATCCTGATATTGAAGGTAATATTGACTGCTTTATTTGTGCCATTCTGAGCCATGGTAAGGAAAATGATATCATATATGGATACGAAGGTGAAGTTGAGCTGGACGAATTGCTTTCTTACCTGAGACCCGATCGCTGTCCATCTCTGATAGAAATACCTAAATTAATCTTTCTTCAAGCATGTCGTGGAAGCAAGATTGATGTTGGAGTCGAAAGAAACGATGCCGAGGAAGAAGAATCTGGAAAAAAGCCCCCGAAAATTCCAATCATGGCAGATATGTTGGTTTTCCATTCGTCATCAAATAAATATCCGTCAATGAAGGATAAAGATACAGGTTCGTGGTTTATGCAAACTTTAAGTAGAATGTTGATGGAATACGGCGCAGAATATGAAATTATGAAACTGTTAGCTGCGGTCTGTAACCATGTTGCCTCCCTTGAATTgcaaatttcctttaatttggaagGTGAAAGTGTTAATTCTGACTTTAAACAAATGCCTCAGATTATGACGACATTGCGCAAAGAACTAAAGTTTGAACCGAGGAGGTAAAACATTTCAGATGTGAGATCCTTAAAGAGAATCGAAGCTTCTTACGGTGAGAATTTCTGATACATCTCCATATTAtacgaaaagaatatattttacaaacacatattttaGGAACTAATATATCTACAAGGAAGTACACAGTTTTCACGCATAATACCTAcagtatatattgataaatagattAATATGAGGTTTTCAGccaaaaaaaaattccttatGTGATTACAAACTTGATTTGACTTAATAAATATCCACTAACATTTTAAGGTGCTTAACTAAAACTATTTCCTACCACAAATTTTACTAAGAACACCAGTGAATTATAGGTCCattctaaattacaaaataatcctACATTCTGAAAATTGAACCAACATTCTTTTATatacaactaaatatgaacaatattaatatctaggccattttattcatgtattttcCTATATCGCTGGATTCGTAACAGTTTCTCTGCCAAAGAgaaattttttatctttcttctctcactGCATTAAACTATCTCAGCACCATTGCGTTATATCTTTTTCAATTAttccattttgtttctttgttactaTGGTGAATAATCTCCTGTTATCAACACAGAGTCTCTGAAATGACAacgaaataataaaatgtataagcTTTTACGCTAGtttttaatttatgaaaatatttaaagtgTGAAAGAAAGGTTGTGATATAATTTTGTTGTATGCGTAAAAAAATTTATGATAAACAGGCGAAGGTAAAGAACATGCACTTCCGATGTTTAGGGtcgggtttagggttagggttttgggCTCAGGTTTtgggttcgggttagggttacGATGAAAACGAGTGGTGTGCGCATTCTTTACTTCcgccgataaaataattaaatttctgggcgatctttcgtctctagtagacctttcagtcgatttccgtaaaaaaatatattttttttacatatgggcttgcgggaacttttgaagtaatatacatacatatacacatacaccgagtaaaaaatttcagttatctctttctttcacacattactctctctgtctcttcacacacactaacagaagcacttcacttacacaacatactgtctgtctcccacaccccatcaaacgcacacacacacatgtacatcaatgcttgccatgcacggtaacttcaaaagaacttccctcgtcataaatggctttctcttagtctctttcgctctcattacttcaaaagttcccgcaagcccatatgtaaaaaaaaataatttacggaaatcgacggaaaggtctactagagacgaaagattgccaattcTGATTGTTTGCGTGAATTATCGGCTGAAGTAGCCATTAAGCAAAATACACACGGATTGAGGAGGGTGTGAATACCACCATATGTCTATACTACGACTACTAGGAGCTGTATATGACTCCTGATTTTGGGaggtgactgctatttctagcgtcgGAGGTCAACAGTTTACATAGATGAAGATGACGAGAACTGTTGAGATTTTTACGGAAAAACTTTATGTTTTGTTGAGAGAGTTTGGATGTTATTGAAATGATATTAGGATAAATGTTGAGAACTTTTCAACGTTATTGAAATAGGATTCGTTTAGTTATTGCTCGTCGTTTTTTGTAGTGAATATTTCTACCTACTTCTCGGGAAAGTGAAACTATttgttcggcaatttccgtaTAAATGTAGTGAAGCCGAACAAACACGGAAAGCAAGAAGGCGAGGCCGTGGTACAACCACTGTTTTATCAGACGcccaggaaaggaaggaaagagtaTTTAAAGTTTCGAGCCAAGCCCTTCTTCAGAAATACAGGCAATTCCAGAGGaaaacggaggaagaaaatcggcaATGATACACACGTGGTGACATTGTGAAATGaccgatatatatatctttatatataaaaggaattgtgtgtctgtctcctacgatttagattcctacctactcccacattttgcggtggcagtttaaccaaaaccgggtatcttatagtcgtgattcatatcgagcccttctgggtattagcgcgcgtctacgctgagtctaacgatttttaaaaaagtttacatcattttttttccattttattgcattttttttcgctattatatacgggaagtaactctctaaaatgtctacgatgagtcaacgattttaaaaataatttaccatcattttttttccatttttaatgcatttttttgctattctttggttataactctctaaa
Above is a genomic segment from Octopus sinensis unplaced genomic scaffold, ASM634580v1 Contig17280, whole genome shotgun sequence containing:
- the LOC115231058 gene encoding caspase-7-like, with protein sequence MKWFEKYDMKHKKRGVANIFNNEKFKDPKKRPTLYGSSKDTEDFKASLLNLGFREDDIKVHTDESADEIRRALNEFEQDNPDIEGNIDCFICAILSHGKENDIIYGYEGEVELDELLSYLRPDRCPSLIEIPKLIFLQACRGSKIDVGVERNDAEEEESGKKPPKIPIMADMLVFHSSSNKYPSMKDKDTGSWFMQTLSRMLMEYGAEYEIMKLLAAVCNHVASLELQISFNLEGESVNSDFKQMPQIMTTLRKELKFEPRR